The proteins below are encoded in one region of Alistipes communis:
- a CDS encoding BACON domain-containing protein has product MIEAATPAAVPAEGGAISIDYEVKNPVEGKRLSAQSDDAWVKELTVGDEAVTARLEKNLLADPRTATVTLRYDGAEAVKVSVVQEGYLPFLIQVADITMSDARMTVYPEEEGMYIAAVDFAEGFDAQKIAAENKAIFAEHAAAEQKTLAEFIAGYAYKGEQTFHPSRLSPNTDYVVYVYGIDSEGEATTDVIVEPFKSLPVEPGPMVDCKIDIVAENLTSTSVKVVFNPSDPTVQYFYTMLDQAGYEDISKDWPGYIYEYMVSQLTDDGLPLSTIVMLSCSVGQQEVQSKTLQPETTYYACAVGVNSTAMINTEVAVQKIVTPPDSPIDYGFDFDFGEVTATGARVTVSPRDVRAFYYWNVMTEEEYGEMKGDESKIAAYFEQKMIEQRKAQMGDYADWYPLPEFIASQCSSGFDGPDSYTFGTLTPETTYYVYAFWVDEQTGEPASVTAFSESPFKTEKQVISAAVAKPSLWLTDGDDWAELNPLGYGHFKGYAILGARIAPAEGAVHWYSNIYKASDIASTDDQLLASSLINSKYYMDKTSYNLSYGVEWGGDYVIVSVAVDAAGARGPVQRVAFKAEKSAAEPLESIPGE; this is encoded by the coding sequence GTGATCGAGGCGGCGACGCCGGCTGCCGTACCGGCGGAAGGCGGCGCGATCTCGATCGATTACGAAGTGAAGAACCCCGTCGAGGGAAAACGCCTCTCGGCTCAGAGCGACGACGCATGGGTGAAGGAGTTGACCGTCGGCGACGAAGCCGTGACGGCACGCCTCGAAAAGAATCTCCTTGCCGATCCCCGCACGGCCACGGTGACGCTTCGTTATGACGGCGCCGAAGCCGTGAAGGTCTCGGTCGTGCAGGAGGGTTATCTTCCCTTCCTGATTCAAGTCGCCGATATTACGATGAGCGATGCGCGGATGACGGTCTATCCCGAAGAGGAGGGGATGTATATCGCCGCGGTGGATTTCGCCGAAGGGTTCGATGCGCAGAAGATCGCAGCGGAGAACAAGGCGATCTTCGCCGAACATGCCGCCGCCGAACAGAAGACGCTCGCCGAGTTCATCGCGGGGTATGCCTATAAGGGCGAACAAACGTTCCATCCTTCGCGCCTTTCGCCGAATACTGATTACGTGGTCTATGTCTATGGAATCGATTCCGAAGGAGAGGCCACGACCGACGTGATCGTGGAACCGTTCAAGTCGCTGCCCGTCGAGCCGGGGCCCATGGTCGATTGCAAGATCGACATCGTTGCCGAGAATCTTACCTCGACGTCGGTCAAGGTCGTTTTCAATCCGTCCGATCCGACGGTGCAGTATTTCTATACGATGCTCGATCAGGCCGGATACGAGGATATCAGCAAAGACTGGCCGGGTTACATCTACGAGTATATGGTTTCGCAGCTGACCGACGACGGTCTTCCGTTGTCGACGATCGTGATGCTCTCCTGTTCGGTCGGCCAGCAGGAGGTGCAGAGCAAGACGCTGCAACCGGAAACGACCTATTATGCCTGCGCCGTGGGCGTCAACTCGACTGCCATGATCAACACGGAGGTGGCGGTGCAGAAGATCGTCACGCCGCCGGACTCTCCGATTGATTACGGGTTCGATTTCGATTTCGGCGAGGTGACTGCGACCGGCGCTCGGGTGACGGTCTCGCCGCGTGACGTGAGGGCATTCTATTATTGGAACGTAATGACTGAGGAGGAGTACGGTGAAATGAAGGGCGATGAGTCGAAAATCGCAGCCTATTTCGAGCAGAAGATGATCGAACAGCGCAAGGCCCAGATGGGAGACTATGCCGACTGGTATCCGCTTCCGGAGTTCATCGCCTCGCAATGTTCTTCGGGTTTCGATGGTCCGGACAGTTATACCTTCGGTACGCTGACGCCGGAGACGACCTATTACGTGTATGCTTTCTGGGTGGACGAGCAGACCGGCGAGCCGGCTTCGGTTACGGCATTCAGCGAATCACCCTTCAAGACCGAAAAACAGGTGATTTCGGCTGCCGTGGCTAAACCGTCGCTATGGTTGACCGACGGCGACGATTGGGCCGAACTGAACCCGCTTGGCTATGGGCACTTCAAAGGATATGCGATTCTGGGCGCACGCATTGCACCTGCCGAAGGGGCCGTACACTGGTACTCGAACATTTATAAGGCGTCGGACATCGCCTCGACGGACGATCAGCTCTTGGCTTCGTCGCTCATCAACAGCAAATACTACATGGACAAGACATCCTACAATCTCTCCTACGGAGTAGAGTGGGGCGGCGACTACGTGATTGTCAGCGTCGCGGTCGACGCCGCCGGTGCCCGCGGTCCCGTGCAGCGCGTCGCCTTCAAGGCGGAGAAGAGCGCCGCCGAACCGCTCGAATCCATTCCGGGCGAATGA
- a CDS encoding MBL fold metallo-hydrolase, whose amino-acid sequence MISLFKKKEAPVYPADTATSRDGRPIVFTFFKHASLAVDFDGRRIYVDPVGEYADYAHLPKADAVLVTHSHYDHLDRAAVELLMTPATAVVCDKTSAEAFDFDCYTMVPGAMAEPLDGIRVEAVAAYNTTEGHLQFHPREREDCGYVLTLGGTRVYIAGDSEPTPEMRSLEGIDIAFLPVNQPYTMTVDQAAEAVRALRPAIFYPYHYGEVEQITDLDRLAREVAGLTEMRVRPME is encoded by the coding sequence ATGATCTCGTTGTTCAAGAAGAAGGAGGCGCCGGTCTATCCGGCCGATACGGCGACGTCCCGCGACGGGCGGCCGATCGTCTTCACATTTTTCAAACATGCTTCGCTGGCCGTCGATTTCGACGGGCGGCGCATCTATGTCGATCCGGTCGGCGAGTATGCCGATTACGCGCATCTGCCGAAAGCCGATGCAGTGCTCGTCACCCATTCGCATTACGACCATCTCGACCGTGCGGCCGTCGAGCTGTTGATGACGCCCGCGACGGCGGTTGTCTGCGACAAGACCTCGGCCGAAGCGTTCGATTTCGACTGCTACACGATGGTGCCGGGCGCTATGGCCGAACCTCTCGACGGAATCCGCGTCGAGGCGGTGGCGGCTTATAATACCACCGAAGGGCACCTGCAATTCCATCCCAGGGAGCGGGAGGATTGCGGCTACGTGCTGACGCTGGGCGGTACGCGCGTCTACATCGCCGGCGACAGCGAGCCGACGCCCGAAATGCGTTCGCTCGAAGGGATAGACATCGCGTTCCTGCCCGTCAACCAGCCCTATACGATGACCGTCGATCAGGCGGCCGAGGCGGTGCGGGCGCTACGTCCCGCGATCTTCTATCCCTATCACTACGGGGAGGTCGAGCAGATCACCGATCTCGACCGGCTGGCGCGCGAGGTGGCGGGGCTGACCGAGATGCGGGTTCGCCCGATGGAGTGA
- a CDS encoding Cbp1 family collagen-binding glycoprotein adhesin, which yields MKHICLPILCAACAFVSCVSRRVAEQTVVQRDSLEAVVRAKDSLIEVVFADINAVTENLARIRTRENLVALARNDEGVRRPIEEIDADIAAIDRLLQENRQKIAALQRSSAQLRKADLRIEGLEKMIRDLDAQLTAKEGEIGRLRGELSQMEARMETLAEEAAARSTEVKHLSGEKAQLEDRLNTVYYIVGAEKALRDSGIVSKQGFIGRTLTVGDTGDHDLFIRADARTLTEILVEQKKATVVTPHPADSYELITNADKVVYKLVITDPERFWSSSKVLVVSYRK from the coding sequence ATGAAACACATTTGCCTGCCGATACTCTGTGCCGCATGTGCATTCGTATCGTGCGTGAGCCGCCGGGTGGCCGAACAAACCGTGGTGCAGCGCGATTCGCTCGAAGCGGTGGTTCGTGCGAAGGATTCGCTCATCGAGGTCGTCTTCGCCGACATCAATGCCGTCACCGAGAATCTGGCGCGGATCCGTACGCGCGAAAACCTCGTCGCGCTCGCGCGCAATGACGAAGGGGTGCGCCGTCCGATCGAGGAGATCGATGCCGACATCGCCGCGATCGACCGGTTGTTGCAGGAGAACCGGCAGAAGATCGCTGCGCTGCAACGCTCCTCGGCGCAGTTGCGCAAAGCCGACCTGCGCATCGAGGGACTCGAAAAGATGATTCGCGATCTCGATGCCCAACTGACCGCCAAAGAGGGCGAAATCGGTCGTTTGCGCGGCGAACTGTCGCAGATGGAAGCCCGGATGGAGACGCTCGCCGAAGAGGCCGCCGCCCGCAGCACCGAGGTCAAACACCTCTCCGGCGAAAAGGCGCAGCTGGAGGACCGGCTCAACACGGTCTATTATATCGTGGGAGCGGAGAAGGCGCTGCGTGATTCGGGGATCGTCTCGAAGCAGGGGTTCATCGGGCGCACGCTCACGGTGGGCGATACCGGCGACCACGATCTGTTCATCCGGGCCGACGCCCGCACGCTGACGGAGATCCTCGTCGAGCAGAAGAAGGCGACCGTCGTCACGCCGCATCCCGCCGATTCGTACGAACTGATTACGAATGCCGACAAGGTGGTGTATAAGTTGGTCATCACCGATCCCGAACGGTTTTGGAGTTCGTCGAAGGTGCTGGTTGTAAGTTACCGGAAGTAG
- a CDS encoding RecQ family ATP-dependent DNA helicase, whose protein sequence is MQPLDDIHAELLGTLKRYWGYDSFRPVQEEIIRSVCQGRDTLALMPTGGGKSLTYQVPTMLREGLCIVVTPLIALMKDQVDRLRRLGINAAAIHSGLSMRQIDIVLDNCVYGDVKFLYVAPERLVTEAFRLRVERMRVSLLAVDEAHCISQWGYDFRPSYLRIAELRERLPEVPVLALTASATPAVARDIMRQLRFAEPHVLRSSFARPNLSYAVRHDEDKNEQLLRVVRNVAGSGIVYVRTRDGCEQLTEFLRDAGVAATCYHGGLANAERSIRQEEWLAGRTRIMVATNAFGMGIDKADVRFVVHYSMPDSLESYYQEAGRAGRDGKRAYAVLLVAPDDAERVQRRFDLQFPPLDEIRDIYEKVCSYLQIGIGDGEQASFVFNIHDFCAKFRLFGGKVASALKLLQQNGYLTLTDEMRNPARILFCISRDDLYKLRVVRNDLDHFIRTVLRLYDGVFTDFRPIDEQEIAAASGYKVEHVKELFKRLWQMRVIRYIPANQAPMLFFDCERLPAADLYIAPETYRRRQELAEERFSHMIAYAANETECRSTVLERYFGAADPAPCGVCDICLAARKRAKSAEAPLDEEILRQLDAEPLAVKELAARFRCDAERVLEAVERLQHAGKISTAESGKLAINR, encoded by the coding sequence ATGCAACCGCTGGACGACATACACGCCGAACTGCTCGGCACGCTCAAACGCTACTGGGGCTACGACAGCTTCCGTCCCGTGCAGGAGGAGATCATCCGCTCCGTCTGCCAGGGGCGCGACACGCTGGCGCTGATGCCCACCGGCGGCGGCAAGTCGCTCACCTATCAGGTGCCGACAATGCTGCGCGAAGGTTTGTGCATCGTCGTAACGCCGCTGATCGCCCTGATGAAGGACCAGGTCGACCGCCTCAGGCGGCTCGGCATCAACGCGGCGGCGATCCATTCGGGACTTTCGATGCGGCAAATCGACATCGTGCTCGACAACTGCGTCTACGGCGATGTCAAATTCCTCTACGTGGCTCCCGAACGGCTCGTGACCGAGGCGTTCCGTCTGCGCGTGGAGCGGATGCGGGTCTCGCTGCTGGCCGTCGACGAGGCGCACTGCATCTCGCAGTGGGGCTACGACTTCCGCCCCTCCTACCTGCGCATCGCCGAACTGCGCGAACGGCTGCCCGAAGTGCCGGTGCTGGCGCTCACGGCATCGGCCACACCCGCTGTCGCCCGCGACATCATGCGGCAGCTGCGCTTCGCCGAACCGCACGTCCTGCGCAGCTCGTTCGCACGGCCCAACCTCTCCTACGCCGTGCGGCACGACGAGGACAAAAACGAGCAACTGCTTCGCGTGGTGCGCAACGTGGCCGGCAGCGGTATCGTCTACGTGCGCACGCGCGACGGCTGCGAACAGCTCACCGAATTCCTGCGCGACGCAGGCGTCGCCGCGACCTGCTACCACGGCGGCCTGGCCAACGCCGAACGCTCGATCCGGCAGGAGGAGTGGCTCGCGGGCCGCACGCGCATCATGGTGGCCACCAACGCCTTCGGCATGGGAATCGACAAGGCCGACGTGCGTTTCGTCGTCCACTACTCCATGCCCGACTCGCTCGAAAGCTACTATCAGGAAGCGGGCCGTGCGGGACGCGACGGAAAGCGCGCCTATGCCGTGCTGCTCGTCGCCCCGGACGACGCCGAGCGCGTGCAGCGCCGCTTCGACCTGCAATTCCCGCCGCTCGACGAGATCCGCGACATCTACGAAAAGGTCTGCTCCTACCTGCAAATCGGCATCGGCGACGGCGAGCAGGCGTCGTTCGTCTTCAACATCCACGACTTCTGCGCGAAGTTCCGCCTCTTCGGCGGCAAGGTCGCCAGCGCGCTGAAACTGTTGCAGCAGAACGGTTATCTGACGCTCACCGACGAAATGCGCAACCCCGCGCGCATTCTCTTCTGCATCAGCCGCGACGACCTCTACAAACTGCGCGTGGTACGCAATGACCTCGACCACTTCATCCGTACCGTGCTGCGGCTCTACGACGGCGTTTTCACCGATTTCCGCCCCATCGACGAGCAGGAGATCGCCGCGGCGAGCGGCTACAAGGTCGAGCATGTCAAGGAGCTGTTCAAGCGGCTGTGGCAGATGCGCGTGATCCGCTACATTCCGGCCAATCAGGCGCCGATGCTCTTCTTCGATTGCGAACGGCTGCCAGCGGCCGACCTCTACATCGCCCCCGAGACCTACCGCCGCCGTCAGGAGCTGGCCGAAGAGCGCTTCTCGCACATGATCGCCTACGCCGCCAACGAAACCGAGTGCCGCAGCACAGTGCTGGAACGCTATTTCGGTGCGGCCGACCCCGCGCCGTGCGGTGTCTGCGACATCTGTCTGGCGGCGCGCAAACGCGCGAAATCGGCCGAAGCTCCGCTCGACGAGGAGATCCTGCGACAGCTCGACGCCGAACCGCTCGCGGTCAAGGAGCTGGCAGCGCGCTTCCGCTGCGACGCCGAACGGGTGTTGGAGGCCGTCGAACGATTGCAGCACGCAGGTAAAATTTCGACGGCGGAGAGCGGAAAACTCGCAATTAATCGATAA
- a CDS encoding 3'-5' exonuclease, producing the protein MEKRTFQQHISNEDTAKLPAVLFDGPIVIVDDEKQVEAACRDLASSPVLGFDTETRPSFKAGVTYRVALLQLSTPRRCYLFRLNRMRFEKQLVKLLENKAILKIGADVAGDIRSLLALRRFRPGGFVDLQQLAPDWGIEEKSLRKLSAIVLGKRVSKAQRLSNWEAAQLTEKQMRYAATDAWICPEIYRTLQHTLKPNDK; encoded by the coding sequence ATGGAAAAACGAACGTTTCAACAGCACATATCGAACGAAGATACCGCAAAGCTGCCTGCCGTGCTCTTCGACGGCCCGATCGTCATCGTCGACGACGAGAAGCAGGTCGAAGCCGCCTGCCGCGACCTGGCGTCGTCGCCCGTGCTGGGCTTCGACACCGAGACGCGCCCCTCGTTCAAGGCGGGCGTCACCTACCGCGTCGCCCTGCTGCAACTCTCCACGCCGCGGCGCTGCTATCTGTTCCGCCTCAATAGGATGCGCTTCGAGAAGCAGCTCGTCAAACTGTTGGAGAACAAGGCGATTCTGAAAATCGGCGCCGACGTGGCGGGCGACATCCGCTCGCTGCTGGCCCTGCGCCGCTTCCGGCCCGGCGGCTTCGTCGACCTGCAACAACTGGCCCCCGACTGGGGCATCGAAGAGAAGAGCCTGCGCAAGCTTTCGGCCATCGTGTTGGGCAAGCGCGTCTCGAAAGCCCAGCGGCTGAGCAACTGGGAAGCGGCGCAGCTTACCGAAAAACAGATGCGCTACGCCGCCACCGACGCATGGATCTGCCCCGAAATCTACCGCACGCTGCAACATACCCTTAAACCGAACGACAAATGA
- a CDS encoding class I SAM-dependent rRNA methyltransferase codes for MTTHPRIFLRRGKEESLLRRHPWIFSGAIGRVECPSDTIAEGEIVDVHTAAGDFIARGHYQIGSIAVRVLTFAQEPIDAAWWRARIRSACEVRRTLGLIDNAATTCYRLVHGEGDSLPGLVIDIYGTTAVVQCHSVGMYRSRMQIAEALREVYGERLAAVYDKSSQTVPYKAGLNAVDGYLMGKVAAPTQEVSENGHRFLVNWEEGQKTGFFLDQRCNRELVERYAAGRTVLNTFCYTGGFSVYAAAGGAKEVCSVDASERAVQLADENMRLNFGDSFPHTTLACDAVEYLKQIGDRYDLIILDPPAFAKHHKVLGNAMQGYKRLNARALSQIRPGGILFTFSCSQAVTKELFRTTVFSAAAIAGRNVRILHQLAQPADHPINIYHPEGEYLKGLVLYVE; via the coding sequence ATGACGACCCACCCCCGTATTTTCCTGCGCAGAGGCAAAGAAGAGTCGCTGCTGCGCCGTCACCCATGGATCTTCTCGGGCGCAATCGGCCGCGTGGAGTGTCCCTCCGACACGATCGCCGAGGGGGAGATCGTCGACGTCCATACCGCCGCCGGCGATTTCATCGCACGCGGCCACTACCAGATCGGATCGATCGCCGTGCGGGTGCTCACCTTCGCGCAGGAGCCGATCGACGCCGCATGGTGGCGCGCTCGCATCCGCTCGGCCTGCGAAGTGAGGCGCACGCTCGGTCTGATCGACAATGCCGCGACGACCTGCTACCGGCTCGTTCACGGCGAGGGCGACTCGCTGCCGGGACTGGTGATCGACATCTACGGCACGACGGCCGTCGTACAGTGTCATTCGGTGGGGATGTACCGCTCGCGGATGCAGATCGCCGAGGCGCTCCGCGAGGTCTACGGCGAGCGTCTCGCAGCCGTCTACGACAAGAGTTCGCAGACGGTACCCTACAAGGCGGGGCTGAACGCCGTGGACGGATACCTGATGGGCAAAGTCGCAGCTCCGACACAGGAGGTGTCGGAAAACGGCCATCGTTTTCTGGTCAACTGGGAGGAGGGACAGAAGACAGGCTTCTTCCTCGACCAGCGCTGCAACCGCGAACTGGTGGAACGCTACGCTGCGGGCCGCACCGTGCTCAACACCTTCTGCTACACGGGAGGATTCTCGGTCTACGCCGCCGCGGGCGGAGCGAAGGAGGTCTGCTCGGTCGACGCCTCGGAGCGCGCCGTGCAGCTGGCCGACGAGAACATGCGGCTGAATTTCGGCGACAGTTTTCCCCACACGACGCTCGCCTGCGACGCCGTGGAGTACCTCAAACAGATCGGCGACCGCTACGACCTGATCATCCTCGACCCGCCCGCCTTCGCCAAGCACCACAAGGTGCTGGGCAACGCCATGCAGGGGTACAAGCGCCTCAACGCACGGGCGTTGTCGCAGATCCGGCCGGGCGGCATCCTTTTCACCTTCTCCTGCTCGCAGGCCGTGACGAAGGAGCTGTTCCGCACGACGGTCTTCTCGGCGGCAGCCATCGCCGGCCGCAACGTGCGCATCCTGCACCAGCTCGCGCAGCCGGCCGACCACCCGATCAACATCTATCACCCCGAAGGGGAGTATCTCAAAGGGTTGGTGCTCT